One window of the Dehalococcoidia bacterium genome contains the following:
- a CDS encoding site-2 protease family protein has translation MIFVYSDLLRIDPLAFVVFFGAVVVALLVGISFHEFSHAYVADALGDPTPRWAGRVSLNPLAHLDPVGTLLLFLVGFGWGRPVPVDTRHLRNGEKVGMAMVAAAGPLSNYLMAGLVGLPLKFGWVPWLPALEPDAIDAFVRGSWSGESYVGLFLSTIALVSIILGTFNLLPLFPLDGHRVVPAFLTERAARTYNHLQTQYGMLVLFLLMVLPLLTGGRFGPLFTVMRPIINFLARVFTGIDYDVFG, from the coding sequence TTGATATTCGTCTACAGCGACCTTTTGCGCATTGACCCCTTAGCTTTCGTGGTGTTCTTCGGGGCAGTGGTGGTGGCCCTCTTGGTGGGAATATCTTTCCATGAATTCTCCCACGCCTACGTGGCTGATGCCTTAGGCGACCCCACCCCCCGCTGGGCGGGGCGTGTCTCCCTCAACCCCCTGGCCCATCTAGACCCCGTGGGCACCCTTCTGCTGTTCCTGGTGGGGTTCGGATGGGGAAGGCCAGTGCCTGTGGACACTCGGCACCTGCGCAACGGCGAGAAGGTGGGCATGGCCATGGTGGCCGCTGCTGGCCCCTTATCCAACTACTTGATGGCCGGGCTGGTGGGGCTACCCCTCAAGTTCGGGTGGGTGCCGTGGCTGCCAGCCCTAGAACCCGATGCCATCGATGCCTTCGTCAGGGGCTCCTGGAGTGGTGAGTCGTATGTAGGACTCTTCCTTAGCACCATCGCCCTGGTGAGCATCATATTGGGGACCTTCAACTTGCTCCCCCTCTTTCCTCTGGACGGTCACAGGGTGGTGCCCGCCTTCCTTACGGAGAGGGCGGCGCGCACGTACAACCATCTGCAGACGCAGTACGGGATGTTGGTGTTGTTCCTGCTCATGGTGCTGCCGTTGCTAACTGGTGGGCGGTTTGGGCCCTTGTTCACCGTCATGCGCCCCATCATCAACTTCCTCGCCCGCGTATTCACAGGCATCGACTACGATGTCTTTGGTTAG
- a CDS encoding DUF370 domain-containing protein: MATELVHVGFGNYIAINRAVAVVVPTSAPIQRLVREGKKKGIIRDMTQGRRTKSVIFMDDGSIVLAAITPEAIYGRAMRTGAEGAQGQGGSRRRGRRG; this comes from the coding sequence ATGGCCACGGAGCTGGTGCATGTAGGGTTCGGCAACTACATCGCCATCAATCGGGCGGTAGCGGTGGTGGTCCCTACATCTGCGCCCATCCAGCGGCTGGTACGAGAAGGGAAGAAGAAGGGCATCATTCGGGACATGACCCAAGGCCGCCGCACCAAGTCCGTCATCTTCATGGATGATGGGTCCATCGTGCTGGCGGCCATCACCCCCGAGGCCATATACGGGCGGGCCATGCGAACCGGTGCGGAGGGGGCGCAGGGGCAAGGGGGAAGTCGCAGGCGGGGACGTCGTGGCTAG
- the modA gene encoding molybdate ABC transporter substrate-binding protein has product MAWAKAPFCHSPRHRIINHEVIGQALLGILRWGLLLMLLAAACSSDEPTLVVAAASDLLPAMDELVAIFQQECGCRVRVTFGSSGTLVYQIRQRLPADVFLSADASYVDALTKDGYTHRGTERVYALGLLALAVPKGGEPAPKTLDELTAPRFNRIVIANPEYAPYGRAAQEALQNAGLWEVVQPRIVLAESASHATQLVKTGDAQAGIIPLSSAIASGDRLAWTSLPPQHYSPLSQKAAVLAHAPSPELGRRFLDFLTGPHGREVLRKYGFIIPEGG; this is encoded by the coding sequence ATGGCATGGGCCAAAGCACCATTTTGCCACTCCCCACGCCACCGTATCATAAACCATGAGGTGATAGGCCAGGCCCTCCTAGGCATCCTTCGTTGGGGTCTCCTGCTCATGCTGCTCGCTGCCGCCTGCTCCTCCGATGAGCCCACCTTGGTGGTGGCAGCCGCCAGCGACCTCCTTCCCGCGATGGACGAGCTAGTAGCCATCTTCCAGCAGGAATGCGGATGCCGTGTCCGCGTCACCTTCGGCTCCTCAGGTACCCTTGTCTACCAGATAAGGCAACGCCTTCCGGCCGACGTCTTCCTCTCCGCCGATGCCTCCTACGTAGACGCTCTGACCAAGGACGGCTACACGCACAGAGGGACGGAACGCGTCTACGCCCTGGGCTTGCTGGCCTTGGCAGTGCCCAAGGGTGGAGAACCCGCCCCCAAGACCCTGGATGAGCTCACAGCCCCACGCTTCAACCGCATTGTCATCGCTAATCCTGAGTATGCTCCCTACGGCCGTGCTGCCCAGGAGGCCCTGCAGAACGCCGGCCTCTGGGAGGTGGTGCAGCCGCGTATCGTGCTGGCGGAGAGCGCCTCCCACGCCACCCAGCTGGTGAAGACGGGCGACGCCCAAGCCGGCATCATACCTCTTTCCTCGGCCATTGCCAGTGGTGATCGGCTGGCGTGGACATCCTTGCCGCCCCAACACTATTCCCCACTGTCCCAAAAGGCAGCGGTCTTGGCCCATGCCCCCTCTCCAGAGCTAGGACGGCGCTTCCTTGACTTCCTGACAGGGCCCCACGGTAGAGAGGTATTGCGGAAGTACGGTTTCATCATCCCCGAGGGAGGTTGA
- the modB gene encoding molybdate ABC transporter permease subunit: MAIYPDDVRITLQVATVATLICLVVGGPLAWVLARYRFPGQGLLSLLVTAPIALPATVVGYYLLRGLGHGSPFGRLLDRIGLELVFTWQGAVVAAAVLAAPLFIIPAQAGFASVDQELERVAATLGRSRLSVFLTITLPIAARNLWAGVVLAFAKAVGEFGATVMVAGAIPGRTRTMAVSVYDAIQAGDLGRANATALALLGISLASLSIFAALTTFLRR, encoded by the coding sequence ATGGCCATATATCCTGACGACGTGCGCATCACCCTGCAGGTGGCGACAGTGGCCACCCTCATATGCTTGGTGGTGGGCGGGCCCCTGGCCTGGGTCTTGGCCCGCTACCGCTTCCCCGGGCAAGGGCTCCTGAGCCTCTTGGTGACGGCACCCATCGCTCTGCCCGCCACGGTGGTAGGGTATTACCTATTGCGGGGGCTGGGGCATGGGAGCCCCTTTGGCCGGCTCCTGGACAGAATAGGCCTTGAGCTGGTCTTCACCTGGCAAGGGGCGGTGGTGGCGGCAGCTGTGTTGGCAGCCCCCCTTTTTATCATCCCCGCCCAGGCCGGCTTCGCCAGCGTGGACCAGGAGCTGGAGCGAGTCGCTGCCACCTTGGGGCGCTCGCGCCTCTCCGTCTTCCTCACCATCACCCTTCCCATCGCTGCCCGTAACCTTTGGGCAGGGGTCGTGTTGGCCTTCGCCAAGGCGGTGGGAGAGTTCGGGGCCACGGTGATGGTGGCAGGGGCCATTCCGGGGCGCACCCGTACCATGGCCGTATCGGTGTACGATGCGATACAGGCTGGCGACCTGGGCCGGGCCAACGCCACCGCGTTGGCCCTTCTGGGCATATCCCTGGCCAGCCTCAGCATCTTCGCCGCCCTTACCACCTTCCTCAGGCGTTGA
- a CDS encoding HD domain-containing protein yields MAYRARQVFLSWRSPLREEELAEARRLLGPLFPLFEGMSRRDRRHCLDVYQRLRAWGVEDRHLLMAALLHDVGKGREVRLWHRVAFVMLQSLAPALLARARGGLAYLRDHPRLGADLLRAYGAPQPVIYLVLHHEDVWQEDTALALLQKSDDSC; encoded by the coding sequence ATGGCCTACCGGGCCCGGCAGGTCTTCCTGTCTTGGCGCTCGCCGTTGAGGGAGGAGGAGCTGGCGGAAGCCCGCCGCCTTCTGGGCCCTCTCTTCCCCCTATTTGAGGGGATGAGCCGCCGCGACCGGCGCCACTGCCTGGATGTGTACCAGCGCCTGCGGGCGTGGGGGGTCGAGGATCGGCACCTCCTGATGGCCGCCCTCTTGCACGATGTGGGCAAGGGCCGGGAGGTGCGATTGTGGCACCGTGTGGCCTTTGTAATGCTGCAAAGTTTGGCCCCAGCCCTGTTGGCCCGCGCCAGGGGTGGCCTGGCCTACCTACGTGACCATCCACGGCTGGGAGCCGACCTGCTAAGGGCCTATGGGGCCCCCCAGCCCGTTATATACCTTGTCCTCCACCATGAGGATGTGTGGCAAGAAGATACGGCCCTGGCTCTTTTGCAAAAATCGGATGATTCATGCTAA
- a CDS encoding prephenate dehydrogenase — MAKGRQKVAIIGLGLIGGSLGLALKRAKVSGLEVVGYDVRREVRGKARRREAVDREASSPEEAVRGAALVVLATPIMALPGVMEAIAPHLAQGAVVTDTASTKAQVMEWARRLLPRHVGFVGGHPMAGKEAQGIDHAQADLFQGRAYCICPDPTAPPEAVALTVSMVRTVGARPLFIDPQEHDVLVAAISHVPLIASVALFRMVRNSPAWPDLASLAASGFRDVTRLASGDPQMGHDICLTNRDAILHWLDRLVEELSHLRDMVAHDPEALLQTFARTKLERDDFIAGKVGGEGAPQLPMPDFKESLADFLVGRAMRQRLQHLAQAAQHAAAGDRAEALTRVLAQRLEADVRRSLEEKRAKEG; from the coding sequence ATGGCCAAGGGACGCCAAAAGGTGGCTATCATTGGCTTAGGCCTCATCGGGGGTTCCCTAGGACTTGCCCTAAAGAGGGCCAAGGTGTCTGGTCTGGAGGTGGTGGGCTACGACGTGCGGCGGGAGGTGCGAGGCAAGGCCCGCCGCCGGGAGGCGGTGGACAGGGAGGCATCCTCCCCGGAGGAGGCGGTGCGAGGTGCGGCACTGGTGGTCCTGGCCACCCCCATCATGGCCCTGCCGGGGGTGATGGAGGCCATTGCCCCCCATCTGGCGCAGGGGGCAGTGGTGACCGACACGGCCAGCACCAAGGCCCAAGTGATGGAGTGGGCCCGCCGCCTCTTGCCTCGGCATGTGGGTTTCGTGGGGGGGCACCCCATGGCTGGCAAGGAGGCCCAAGGCATAGACCACGCCCAGGCCGACCTGTTCCAGGGCCGTGCCTATTGCATCTGCCCCGACCCCACTGCGCCACCAGAGGCTGTGGCCTTAACGGTGTCCATGGTGCGGACGGTGGGCGCGCGGCCCCTCTTTATAGATCCCCAAGAGCACGATGTCTTAGTAGCGGCCATCAGCCACGTGCCCCTCATCGCCTCGGTGGCCCTGTTCCGCATGGTGCGGAACAGCCCGGCCTGGCCAGACCTGGCCTCCCTGGCGGCGTCCGGGTTCCGCGATGTCACCCGCCTGGCCTCAGGCGATCCCCAAATGGGCCATGACATCTGTCTCACCAATCGAGACGCCATCCTACACTGGCTGGACCGGCTGGTGGAGGAGCTTTCCCATCTACGAGATATGGTGGCCCATGACCCGGAGGCTCTGCTCCAGACTTTCGCCCGCACCAAGCTGGAGCGGGACGACTTCATAGCTGGGAAGGTGGGAGGAGAAGGGGCCCCTCAGCTACCTATGCCCGATTTCAAAGAGTCCTTAGCGGACTTTCTGGTGGGAAGGGCCATGCGGCAGCGCCTACAGCACTTGGCCCAGGCAGCCCAGCATGCGGCCGCTGGCGACAGGGCGGAGGCCCTAACTCGCGTCCTTGCCCAGCGTCTGGAGGCAGACGTCCGGCGCTCTCTGGAAGAGAAGAGGGCAAAGGAGGGGTGA
- the aroA gene encoding 3-phosphoshikimate 1-carboxyvinyltransferase: protein MKVQEVVRPPRRLSGIVVPPGDKSISHRGAILGAVAQGVSYLENFQRGADCLATLRCLRLLGVPWRWEDGSTLVVEGVGLGGLREPPQVLDCRNSGTTMRLLAGLLASQPFLSVLTGDQSLRRRPMGRVVEPLRRMGAEVWGRAGGALAPLVIRGGALRGMEHHLHVASAQVKSAILLAGLYAEGETMVWEPAPSRDHTERMLGVMGAPIRLLEGGVAICQASGLRPLRLRIPGDFSAAAFFLVAALVHPDAQVRLEGVGLNPTRTGLLEVLAQMGAQIQVENVREWGPEPVADLVASSSRLEAVQVEGDMVPRMIDEVPLLAVAACFAHGETVIRGAQELRTKESDRLQAMARELRRMGARVEELPDGLRIWGPARLQGAAVDSHGDHRLAMALAVAALAARGETVIRNAQSVLVSYPNFWDDLRAVARI from the coding sequence GTGAAGGTGCAGGAGGTGGTGCGCCCCCCAAGGCGCCTTTCTGGCATCGTGGTGCCACCTGGGGACAAGTCCATCTCCCACCGCGGGGCCATACTAGGGGCCGTAGCCCAGGGCGTCTCCTATTTGGAGAATTTCCAGAGGGGAGCTGACTGCCTGGCCACCTTACGCTGCCTGCGTCTTCTCGGAGTTCCTTGGCGCTGGGAGGATGGGTCCACCCTAGTGGTGGAGGGGGTGGGTCTGGGAGGCCTGCGGGAGCCGCCACAGGTGCTAGACTGCCGCAACTCGGGCACCACCATGCGGCTGCTGGCCGGCCTTTTGGCCTCCCAACCCTTCCTTTCCGTCCTTACTGGCGACCAGTCGTTAAGGCGCCGGCCCATGGGGAGGGTGGTGGAGCCCCTGAGGCGCATGGGTGCTGAGGTCTGGGGGCGGGCTGGGGGAGCGTTGGCCCCCTTGGTCATCAGGGGAGGGGCGCTGCGGGGTATGGAGCACCACCTGCATGTGGCCTCGGCCCAGGTCAAGTCGGCCATCTTGTTGGCTGGCCTTTACGCTGAGGGGGAGACGATGGTCTGGGAGCCCGCTCCGTCTCGCGACCACACAGAGCGGATGCTTGGTGTCATGGGGGCCCCCATCCGCCTGTTGGAGGGCGGGGTGGCCATATGCCAAGCTTCTGGGCTACGCCCCCTGCGGTTGCGCATCCCTGGAGACTTCTCTGCCGCTGCCTTCTTCCTGGTGGCTGCTCTCGTCCATCCCGATGCCCAGGTGCGGCTGGAGGGGGTGGGTCTGAACCCCACCCGCACCGGTCTTCTGGAGGTGCTCGCCCAGATGGGGGCGCAAATACAGGTGGAGAATGTGCGGGAATGGGGCCCAGAGCCGGTAGCCGACCTGGTGGCCTCCTCCTCGCGCCTGGAGGCGGTGCAGGTGGAGGGGGATATGGTCCCCCGCATGATCGACGAGGTGCCCTTGCTGGCAGTGGCCGCCTGTTTCGCTCATGGAGAGACGGTCATCCGAGGGGCGCAGGAGCTGCGGACCAAGGAGAGCGACCGGCTGCAAGCCATGGCCCGGGAGTTGCGTCGCATGGGGGCCCGGGTGGAGGAGCTGCCCGATGGCCTGCGCATCTGGGGGCCTGCCCGGCTGCAGGGGGCAGCCGTGGACAGCCACGGCGACCACCGCCTGGCCATGGCCCTGGCCGTGGCCGCCCTGGCAGCTCGCGGGGAGACCGTCATCAGAAATGCCCAGTCGGTCTTGGTATCATATCCCAATTTTTGGGATGATCTGCGAGCGGTGGCACGCATATAA